The following proteins are encoded in a genomic region of Dysgonomonas mossii:
- the fsa gene encoding fructose-6-phosphate aldolase — MKFFIDTANLDQIREANNLGVLDGVTTNPSLMAKEGIKGVENQRNHYLEICKIVDGDVSAEVISTDYEGMIREGEELAALHKNIVVKVPCIEDGIKAIKYFTKKGIRTNCTLVFSVGQALLAAKAGATYVSPFVGRLDDISSDGIELVSKIVDMYTTYDMSTQVLAASIRSTQHIIQCIEVGADVATCPLSAIKGLLKHPLTDSGLATFLADYKKVNG, encoded by the coding sequence ATGAAATTCTTTATCGACACAGCGAATTTGGATCAAATCCGCGAAGCTAACAATTTAGGAGTATTAGACGGAGTAACTACCAATCCGTCCCTTATGGCAAAGGAAGGAATAAAAGGAGTAGAAAATCAACGGAATCATTATTTGGAAATCTGCAAAATTGTAGATGGAGATGTCAGCGCAGAAGTGATTTCAACGGATTATGAAGGGATGATACGTGAGGGTGAAGAGCTTGCGGCTTTACACAAAAACATTGTCGTGAAAGTCCCTTGTATAGAGGATGGAATCAAGGCGATTAAATATTTCACGAAGAAAGGAATCCGCACTAACTGCACATTGGTATTTTCAGTTGGTCAGGCTTTATTAGCAGCAAAAGCTGGGGCTACCTATGTATCTCCATTTGTTGGGCGCCTTGATGATATTTCAAGTGATGGCATCGAGTTGGTAAGCAAGATTGTAGATATGTACACTACTTATGATATGTCTACTCAGGTGTTGGCTGCATCTATCCGCAGTACTCAACATATTATACAGTGTATCGAAGTCGGGGCTGATGTTGCTACTTGCCCGTTGTCTGCAATCAAAGGATTACTGAAACATCCTCTTACAGATAGCGGATTAGCCACATTCCTCGCCGATTATAAAAAAGTAAATGGATAA
- a CDS encoding sensor histidine kinase, whose product MKLTYKQRLFLYFAIIFTLFTAGIFVFEQSRERRLRTEALEEKLDAYAEIINSSHGFLSLDSLEQLLPSNIRLTLIDNDGNVLYDNSVKDVHTLENHTMRPEVQAAIAKGRGSNIRMSASLNKEYLYYAKKIGNGYVRVALPYDIQTRRFLEPDNLFLYFILAFFFIILILLNAITNRFGKSIRQLRDFVMTSDSDKLPKLDFPNDELGQISTKLVENYKQLRRSQKRIALEREKLLQHVHSSEEGICFFSADRNVEFYNGLFIQYLNTISSEPNSNPKEIFSDSAFDELNDFLSREDKEENYFEIHIRKHGRLFILRLNIFEDRSFEIVLNDMTEEEKTRLLKQEMTSNIAHELRTPVTSIRGYLETVLVQSALDENKKQHFISKAYNQTIILSELIGDMSLITKIEEAPTSFRKEEVNIYQLLNELNDDLATALQSKNIVMTTNNIPESLAINGNRSLLYSIFRNLVDNTIRYAGEDVTICVSVYNEDKDYYYFSFYDTGVGISDEKHLKRLFERFYRVNEGRTRDTGGSGLGLSIVKNAIAFHNGSIIAKNRKEGGLEFLFKLKK is encoded by the coding sequence ATGAAGCTGACTTATAAGCAACGATTGTTTTTATACTTTGCTATTATTTTCACTCTATTTACTGCCGGAATCTTTGTGTTCGAGCAGTCGAGGGAGCGGAGGTTGAGAACTGAAGCATTGGAAGAAAAATTGGATGCTTATGCCGAAATCATTAACTCTAGTCATGGCTTCCTGTCTCTGGATAGCCTCGAACAGCTTCTTCCCTCAAATATACGCCTTACCTTAATCGATAATGACGGGAATGTATTGTACGACAACTCTGTAAAAGATGTGCATACTCTCGAAAATCATACAATGCGCCCCGAAGTACAAGCTGCAATAGCAAAAGGACGAGGAAGTAATATAAGAATGTCTGCTTCTCTCAACAAGGAATATCTATATTATGCAAAGAAAATAGGCAACGGTTATGTTCGGGTAGCCCTTCCGTATGATATCCAAACACGTCGTTTTTTGGAGCCTGATAATTTATTTTTGTATTTCATCCTTGCATTTTTCTTTATTATACTCATTCTGCTCAATGCCATAACAAACCGTTTTGGAAAATCCATCAGGCAGCTTCGAGATTTTGTAATGACTTCAGATAGTGATAAGCTTCCGAAGCTTGATTTTCCGAATGATGAATTGGGGCAAATAAGTACCAAACTTGTAGAAAATTACAAACAGCTAAGAAGAAGCCAAAAGCGAATAGCTCTCGAACGAGAGAAGTTATTGCAACACGTTCATTCATCCGAAGAGGGAATTTGTTTCTTTTCGGCAGATAGAAATGTTGAATTTTATAATGGGCTATTTATTCAATATCTCAACACAATTTCGAGTGAACCGAACAGCAACCCCAAAGAAATATTCTCAGACAGTGCTTTTGATGAACTCAATGATTTTCTGTCGCGTGAAGATAAGGAAGAAAATTATTTTGAGATACATATCAGAAAGCATGGAAGACTATTTATTCTGCGGTTGAATATATTCGAAGACCGTAGTTTTGAGATCGTACTGAATGACATGACAGAGGAAGAAAAAACCCGACTACTGAAACAGGAAATGACAAGCAATATAGCACACGAATTGCGCACACCTGTAACAAGCATACGGGGATATCTTGAAACAGTCCTTGTACAATCGGCTTTAGACGAAAATAAGAAGCAGCACTTTATAAGCAAGGCTTACAATCAGACGATCATCCTCTCTGAATTGATCGGAGATATGAGCCTTATAACTAAAATAGAAGAGGCACCCACTTCTTTCCGAAAAGAAGAAGTGAACATTTATCAGTTGCTTAATGAATTGAATGACGATCTTGCGACAGCTTTGCAGAGCAAAAATATAGTAATGACAACCAATAATATTCCTGAAAGTTTGGCGATAAATGGGAATAGGAGTTTGTTATATTCCATCTTTCGTAATTTGGTGGATAATACCATTCGCTATGCAGGAGAAGATGTAACGATATGTGTAAGTGTATACAACGAAGACAAAGACTATTATTACTTCTCATTCTACGATACAGGGGTAGGAATCTCTGATGAAAAACACCTGAAACGCTTATTCGAACGCTTCTATAGAGTCAACGAAGGCCGTACACGTGATACAGGGGGCTCCGGCTTAGGGCTCTCTATCGTTAAGAATGCCATCGCGTTTCACAATGGTTCTATTATTGCTAAAAATAGAAAAGAAGGGGGCTTGGAATTCTTATTCAAGCTAAAGAAGTAG
- the pstA gene encoding phosphate ABC transporter permease PstA encodes MDKKLSQRIAFIIFRILGIAVVGILFWILGFIIYNGISVINWEFLTSAPTEGMTSGGIFPAIVGTMYLIIGSMIFAFPLGVMSAIYTNEYAGNSWIVKFIRVMTNNLGSIPSIVFGLFGMALFVNTLGFGDSIIAGSLTLGLLVLPLIIRTTEEALKAVPDSYRTGSLALGATKLQTIRRVVLPAALPNITTGLILSIGRVSGETAPILFTVAAYFLPKLPESMYDQVMALPYHLYVIATSGTDIEASRPIAYGTALVLIVIVLFMNILATVLRRYFGKKVKTN; translated from the coding sequence ATGGATAAGAAATTAAGTCAGCGCATTGCATTTATTATATTTCGTATACTGGGTATAGCTGTAGTAGGTATCCTTTTCTGGATATTAGGATTTATTATCTACAACGGTATAAGTGTTATCAATTGGGAGTTTTTAACTTCAGCTCCAACAGAAGGTATGACCTCGGGTGGAATATTTCCGGCTATCGTAGGAACCATGTATCTGATTATAGGCAGTATGATATTTGCTTTTCCATTGGGAGTAATGTCTGCTATTTATACAAATGAATATGCCGGTAACAGCTGGATTGTAAAATTCATACGTGTAATGACCAATAATCTGGGGAGTATTCCTTCCATTGTTTTTGGACTTTTTGGTATGGCTTTATTTGTGAATACGCTCGGTTTTGGAGATTCTATTATTGCCGGTTCATTAACACTTGGCTTGCTTGTTCTTCCTCTTATTATTCGTACTACCGAAGAAGCACTCAAAGCTGTACCGGATTCGTACCGTACAGGAAGTCTGGCACTGGGAGCAACTAAATTACAAACCATTCGTAGGGTTGTTTTGCCTGCTGCTCTTCCCAATATAACTACAGGTTTAATTCTGTCTATAGGGCGTGTATCAGGAGAAACTGCTCCGATTCTATTTACGGTTGCAGCCTATTTCTTGCCTAAGTTGCCCGAAAGTATGTATGATCAGGTCATGGCATTGCCATATCATCTATATGTAATTGCCACTAGTGGTACCGATATAGAAGCCTCTCGTCCTATTGCTTACGGAACGGCATTGGTATTGATTGTCATTGTATTGTTTATGAATATTTTAGCTACTGTTTTAAGACGTTACTTCGGCAAAAAAGTAAAGACTAATTAA
- a CDS encoding OPT family oligopeptide transporter: MKTENEDKISGLPENAFHELKEGEEYNPIMSPNKQYKEVTPWSVMWGLLMAVLFSAAAAYLGLKVGQVFEAAIPIAIIAVGLSSATKRKNALGENVIIQSIGASSGVIVAGAIFTLPALYILQAKYPDISVDFFQVFLSSLLGGILGILFLIPFRKYFVSDMHGKYPFPEATATTQVLVSGEKGGDQAKPLIIAGLIGGLYDFVIATFGTWGETFTSRVIPYGETLANKVKMLFSVNVGAAVLGLGYIVGLRYAAIICAGSALVWFVLVPLLPLLGDTTLQMLNPAPYLPGGGLIDGIASASPEVIFSSMARHIGIGGIAMAGIIGIIRSWPIIKSAVGLASKEFKGGNKDASKIDKRTQLDLPMKIISIGVIVALLATFIFFYLGVMHNLFYAVIAILVVAIIAFLFTTVAANAIAIVGTNPVSGMTLMTLILASVIMVAVGLKGTSGMVAALIMGGVVCTALSMAGGFITDLKIGYWLGTTPAKQQSWKFLGTLVSAATVGGVMIILNDTYGFTGEGALVAPQANAMAAVIDPLMSGTGAPWILYGIGALIALLLTFFRVPALAFALGMFIPLQLNVPLLVGGAVNWYVGSRSKDKALNSARLDKGTLLASGFIAGGALMGVVSATLRFGGVDLVDKEWLDSAGSQWLALFMYAVIIFYLGYSSMKAKKDGLK, translated from the coding sequence GTGAAAACAGAAAATGAAGACAAGATAAGCGGATTACCTGAAAACGCTTTTCATGAGCTCAAAGAGGGAGAAGAGTACAACCCCATAATGTCTCCCAATAAGCAATACAAAGAAGTTACGCCATGGTCGGTTATGTGGGGACTGCTGATGGCCGTTTTGTTTAGTGCTGCAGCAGCCTATCTGGGTCTGAAAGTAGGACAAGTATTCGAAGCCGCTATTCCTATCGCTATTATTGCCGTAGGGCTATCAAGTGCTACCAAGCGCAAAAACGCACTTGGAGAAAATGTCATAATACAATCCATTGGGGCAAGTAGCGGGGTTATTGTAGCCGGAGCTATATTCACCCTGCCCGCACTTTACATCCTGCAAGCTAAATATCCGGATATTTCGGTCGATTTCTTTCAGGTGTTTCTTAGTTCGTTGCTGGGAGGTATTTTAGGAATCTTGTTCCTTATTCCTTTCCGTAAATACTTTGTTTCCGATATGCACGGAAAATATCCTTTCCCCGAGGCTACCGCCACTACACAAGTACTGGTATCGGGCGAAAAAGGAGGAGATCAGGCCAAGCCCCTTATTATAGCCGGGCTGATCGGAGGACTTTATGACTTTGTTATAGCCACATTCGGTACATGGGGCGAAACCTTCACATCACGTGTGATACCTTATGGTGAGACCTTAGCCAATAAAGTGAAGATGCTATTCAGCGTTAATGTTGGAGCAGCAGTTCTCGGCTTGGGATATATCGTAGGACTAAGATACGCCGCTATCATCTGTGCCGGCTCTGCATTGGTTTGGTTTGTTCTTGTTCCTCTTCTGCCATTATTAGGAGATACGACACTGCAAATGTTAAATCCTGCACCTTATTTGCCGGGAGGAGGGCTTATTGACGGAATAGCATCTGCCAGCCCTGAAGTGATATTCTCATCTATGGCACGCCATATTGGTATCGGAGGTATTGCAATGGCAGGTATAATCGGTATCATTCGGTCATGGCCTATTATCAAAAGTGCTGTAGGACTTGCTTCTAAAGAGTTTAAAGGAGGTAATAAAGATGCATCGAAAATAGATAAGCGCACTCAGCTTGATCTCCCCATGAAAATAATTTCTATCGGAGTAATAGTCGCTTTGCTTGCAACATTCATTTTCTTCTATCTGGGTGTAATGCACAATCTGTTCTACGCTGTCATAGCTATTCTGGTGGTAGCTATAATTGCGTTCTTATTCACCACCGTAGCTGCCAATGCGATTGCCATAGTAGGAACAAACCCTGTTTCGGGGATGACACTGATGACCCTTATCCTTGCCTCAGTTATCATGGTGGCAGTAGGACTGAAAGGGACTTCGGGTATGGTAGCAGCCCTGATTATGGGAGGGGTGGTATGTACGGCCCTGTCTATGGCGGGAGGATTTATAACCGACCTAAAGATCGGTTATTGGCTGGGAACGACTCCGGCTAAACAACAATCGTGGAAGTTTCTAGGAACACTCGTTTCTGCTGCAACAGTAGGAGGAGTAATGATCATATTGAACGATACGTACGGCTTTACCGGAGAGGGTGCTCTTGTAGCTCCACAGGCTAATGCAATGGCTGCCGTTATAGACCCGTTGATGTCGGGTACAGGTGCGCCATGGATACTATATGGCATTGGTGCATTGATCGCTCTATTGCTTACATTCTTTAGAGTGCCGGCTCTTGCCTTTGCTTTAGGAATGTTTATCCCGCTTCAACTGAATGTGCCGCTATTGGTTGGTGGTGCAGTAAACTGGTATGTAGGCAGTCGTAGCAAAGATAAAGCATTAAATTCGGCACGATTGGACAAAGGAACATTATTGGCATCAGGATTCATTGCCGGAGGTGCTTTGATGGGAGTTGTTAGCGCAACCTTACGTTTCGGAGGAGTTGATCTTGTTGACAAAGAGTGGCTAGACTCTGCCGGTTCACAATGGCTCGCATTGTTCATGTATGCGGTAATCATATTCTATCTGGGCTATTCATCAATGAAGGCTAAAAAAGACGGACTGAAATAA
- a CDS encoding GNAT family N-acetyltransferase — translation MIDDFVNLTTENLTDEHLCCIIRSKKTHQGIEAKRQWLSDRLTEGHVFRKLNAKATVFIEYAPLETAWVPIIGDNYYYVYCLWVLGNYKGKGYGRSLIEYCLADAKKKGKSGICMLGAQKQKSWLSDQSFAKRFGFEVVDTTDNGYELLALSLDGTTPQFAQNAKSLKIENKELTIYYDMQCPYVYQSIEMTKEYCETNNVPVSLIQVDTLQKAKELPCVFNNWGVFYKGTFETVNLLDISYLKRILKG, via the coding sequence ATGATTGATGATTTTGTAAACTTAACAACAGAAAACCTTACCGATGAGCACTTATGCTGCATTATCCGTAGTAAAAAGACTCATCAAGGTATTGAAGCAAAAAGACAATGGCTCTCAGACAGACTGACTGAGGGCCATGTCTTTAGAAAACTAAATGCAAAAGCTACAGTTTTTATTGAATATGCCCCTTTGGAAACGGCTTGGGTTCCCATAATCGGCGACAACTATTACTATGTATATTGCTTGTGGGTTTTAGGCAATTACAAAGGAAAAGGGTATGGAAGATCGTTGATAGAGTATTGCTTGGCTGATGCAAAGAAAAAGGGCAAATCGGGCATCTGCATGCTCGGAGCACAAAAACAAAAATCGTGGCTCTCTGACCAATCATTTGCAAAAAGGTTTGGGTTCGAGGTTGTTGATACGACCGACAATGGATATGAATTACTGGCACTTTCTCTTGACGGAACAACACCTCAGTTTGCACAAAACGCCAAGAGCCTGAAAATAGAAAACAAAGAGCTTACAATATATTATGATATGCAATGTCCTTATGTCTATCAGAGTATTGAGATGACAAAAGAGTATTGCGAAACGAACAACGTCCCGGTGTCATTAATTCAAGTGGATACGCTGCAAAAGGCAAAAGAGCTGCCTTGTGTTTTCAACAACTGGGGAGTGTTTTATAAAGGAACTTTTGAGACAGTGAATCTGTTAGATATATCCTACTTGAAGAGAATACTCAAAGGCTGA
- the pstB gene encoding phosphate ABC transporter ATP-binding protein PstB, translated as MIEAKNIDFYYGDFHALKGINMKMEANTITAFIGPSGCGKSTFLRLFNRMNDLIDGTRLTGECLIENENIYDKTVQVDELRKRVGMVFQKPNPFPKSIFENVAYGLRVNDMAGKKDLEQRVEESLKAAALWDEVKDKLKKSAFELSGGQQQRLCIARALAVSPSILLMDEPASALDPISTSKIEELIHNLKKDYTIVIVTHNMQQAARVSDKTGFFMLGELVEFSETKKMFLNPQKQETQNYITGRFG; from the coding sequence ATGATTGAAGCAAAAAATATAGATTTTTATTACGGAGACTTTCATGCATTGAAGGGTATAAATATGAAAATGGAGGCCAATACTATTACGGCTTTCATCGGACCTTCAGGATGCGGAAAGTCTACATTCCTACGCCTTTTTAATAGGATGAATGACCTTATCGACGGAACAAGACTTACCGGAGAGTGTTTAATTGAAAATGAAAATATATACGATAAGACAGTTCAGGTAGATGAATTGAGGAAAAGAGTGGGGATGGTTTTTCAGAAACCTAATCCTTTTCCCAAATCGATATTTGAAAACGTAGCCTATGGCTTGCGCGTGAATGACATGGCTGGTAAAAAAGATTTGGAGCAGCGAGTTGAAGAGTCTCTCAAGGCAGCAGCCTTATGGGATGAGGTGAAAGATAAACTAAAGAAATCGGCATTCGAATTATCGGGAGGACAACAGCAACGTCTTTGTATTGCGAGGGCATTAGCCGTTTCTCCCTCTATCTTGTTGATGGATGAGCCGGCATCGGCTCTCGACCCGATCTCTACTTCAAAAATAGAGGAATTGATCCACAATCTTAAGAAAGACTATACAATTGTTATTGTTACTCACAATATGCAACAAGCGGCTCGGGTAAGTGATAAAACCGGATTCTTCATGTTAGGAGAATTGGTTGAATTCAGCGAGACAAAAAAGATGTTCTTGAACCCGCAAAAGCAAGAAACTCAAAATTATATAACCGGAAGATTCGGTTAA
- a CDS encoding response regulator transcription factor — protein sequence MGNKILIVDDEKDICEILEFNLSNEGFDVELAYSAEEALKKLNPDFSLILLDVMMGGMSGYKMAEKLRKEGNNIPIVFLTAKDTENDMLTGFSVGGDDYISKPFSIKEVIARIKAVVKRLEVKKNTKESTTELTFAGIVINMDKKELTVDGEKVALTKTEFEILALLATNVDKVFSREDIIQTVWRETPYITERTVDVHIARLRKKMGEYSSLIANRSGYGYRFNIGE from the coding sequence ATGGGAAATAAGATTCTGATCGTTGATGACGAGAAAGACATTTGCGAGATATTAGAATTCAATTTAAGCAACGAAGGCTTTGACGTTGAATTAGCTTATTCGGCAGAAGAAGCCCTTAAGAAATTGAACCCCGATTTTTCTCTTATCCTCCTTGATGTGATGATGGGCGGAATGTCCGGCTACAAAATGGCGGAAAAGCTGAGGAAAGAAGGCAATAATATTCCTATTGTTTTCTTAACGGCCAAAGATACCGAGAATGATATGCTTACTGGTTTCTCGGTGGGAGGAGATGATTATATTTCGAAGCCATTCTCTATAAAGGAAGTCATTGCTCGTATCAAGGCAGTGGTAAAAAGACTGGAAGTCAAAAAAAATACAAAAGAGTCAACTACTGAGTTAACCTTTGCCGGTATTGTGATCAATATGGACAAAAAAGAATTAACTGTGGATGGAGAAAAAGTAGCACTTACAAAAACCGAGTTTGAGATACTTGCCTTATTGGCAACAAATGTAGATAAGGTGTTTTCTCGTGAAGATATTATCCAGACTGTATGGCGTGAAACCCCTTATATTACAGAGCGGACTGTGGATGTGCATATTGCCCGCCTGAGAAAAAAAATGGGAGAATACTCCTCACTTATCGCCAATCGTTCGGGTTATGGTTATAGATTTAATATAGGAGAATAA
- a CDS encoding DMT family transporter, with translation MAISKHYWYHTIAILTVIVWGTTFVSTKVLIGYGLSPSEILIYRFLLAYIGIWFVCPKRLFAKSVKDELLFVAAGLCGGSLYFVFENTALQITLASNVSLIICTSPIFTAFLSYLMYRKEKLKASLIFGSLTALLGVGLVVFNGSFILQINPLGDILTILSALSWAFYGIVLRKVNGRYSTLFITRKVFIYGIITMLPFLAFSPSSLHPELLVQPVIIANLLFLGLIASLLCFIAWNTAVKELGIVQTSNYIYFVPLVTLLTSAIVIDEHITLVALLGSVFILFGVYVAEKGFRFGLKKKVV, from the coding sequence ATGGCTATATCTAAACACTACTGGTATCATACTATTGCTATTCTCACAGTAATTGTTTGGGGTACTACCTTTGTTTCCACAAAGGTTCTTATAGGGTATGGATTATCTCCTTCCGAAATTCTGATTTATCGCTTCCTGTTGGCATATATAGGTATTTGGTTTGTCTGCCCGAAAAGGCTTTTTGCTAAATCTGTTAAAGATGAGCTTTTGTTTGTTGCCGCCGGACTATGCGGTGGTTCCCTCTATTTTGTATTCGAAAATACGGCATTGCAAATAACGCTGGCATCCAATGTATCTCTTATTATATGTACCTCTCCTATATTTACTGCCTTCCTTTCTTACTTGATGTACAGAAAGGAAAAATTGAAAGCATCCCTTATATTTGGTTCTCTCACAGCTCTGCTTGGGGTTGGCTTGGTTGTTTTCAATGGTAGCTTTATATTGCAGATCAATCCTCTAGGTGATATTCTGACAATACTGTCTGCCCTGTCGTGGGCTTTTTATGGGATTGTATTGCGCAAGGTCAACGGGCGTTATTCAACACTTTTTATTACCCGTAAGGTATTTATTTATGGTATAATTACCATGCTTCCTTTTCTTGCTTTTAGCCCTTCATCCCTTCATCCTGAACTGCTTGTGCAGCCTGTTATTATTGCTAACCTGTTGTTCTTAGGGCTGATTGCTTCATTGCTTTGTTTTATAGCATGGAACACAGCTGTAAAAGAACTTGGTATTGTACAGACATCCAACTATATCTACTTCGTACCGCTGGTAACATTGCTTACTTCTGCCATTGTAATAGATGAACATATTACATTGGTTGCTCTTCTAGGGTCTGTGTTTATTCTATTTGGTGTATATGTTGCCGAGAAAGGATTCAGATTTGGTTTGAAGAAAAAGGTCGTATAA
- the phoU gene encoding phosphate signaling complex protein PhoU, which produces MMKHTEREMLALREEVNQMWKLVISQLEKAKQSFLNGDVELAREIVSREKRVNAFELKIDSDCENYIALYSPVAVDLRLILSLIKISSTLERIGDFCDGIARYVIDDDCNKPGSQLLEELQLERVFDVLIGMLSDVFVALESENTKIAGKILAKDEEVDNIYRNAIDVLTVYLENNPTFIYCGLKLLLLIRKLERIGDHCSNIVEEIVFYVDAKVLKHSGKIGKIEKKDE; this is translated from the coding sequence ATGATGAAACATACAGAACGGGAAATGTTAGCTCTGAGAGAAGAGGTAAACCAGATGTGGAAGTTGGTTATATCTCAGTTAGAAAAAGCAAAACAATCTTTTCTTAATGGAGATGTAGAGCTTGCCCGTGAGATTGTAAGCCGTGAGAAGCGCGTGAATGCATTCGAGCTGAAAATAGATAGCGATTGTGAAAACTATATTGCTCTCTACAGTCCTGTGGCTGTAGACCTAAGGCTGATCTTATCACTCATAAAGATTAGTAGCACGTTGGAACGTATTGGTGATTTCTGTGATGGAATAGCCCGATATGTGATCGATGATGACTGCAATAAGCCGGGCTCACAATTGTTGGAAGAGTTGCAATTAGAAAGAGTATTCGATGTACTGATAGGAATGCTTTCGGATGTATTTGTAGCTCTCGAGTCGGAAAATACAAAAATAGCCGGTAAAATATTAGCCAAAGATGAAGAGGTAGACAATATCTATCGCAATGCCATAGATGTATTGACAGTCTATCTGGAAAATAACCCTACTTTTATATATTGCGGCTTGAAGCTTTTACTGCTTATTCGCAAGTTGGAGCGCATTGGAGATCATTGTAGCAATATCGTAGAAGAGATTGTCTTTTATGTTGATGCCAAAGTTCTTAAACACTCGGGTAAAATAGGAAAAATCGAAAAAAAAGATGAGTAA